Proteins encoded within one genomic window of Ammonifex degensii KC4:
- a CDS encoding glycosyltransferase encodes MKLVGNISLKTFDKETYEVKGEAMRVLIGSESFYPNISGVAVTTFNLASYLARRGHEVAVMVPSPRYRNFSESFPEGFTVLRVASVWHPFRKGFRVTVYPLSLARRVVREWRPDIVHLQDPTSIGSALLKACREEKIPVVISHHFTLEYVLAYLWFLRPFHGFLRRKLTSAMVKFYNQCRHVICPSETVRRDLLAAGVAVPVTAISNGVDLDRFFAYEPPLAVRLAFHLPAKPIVLYVGRMDPDKSLDTLIKAMPLILARHDVHFVLCGTGNLREKFERWVRKDGLAPHVTFLGPFANHSENLPRLYQLATCFVIPSGIESQSIVTLEAMASGLPIVAARAGALPELVTDGENGFLFKLGDPEDLAAKVNLLLADEELRKLMGKKSLEKVVAHKLEASMARIEEIYHRVVRNGKA; translated from the coding sequence ATGAAGCTTGTAGGTAACATATCTTTAAAAACTTTTGACAAGGAGACTTATGAGGTAAAGGGAGAAGCAATGCGCGTTTTAATAGGGTCGGAGTCTTTTTATCCCAATATATCCGGTGTGGCGGTGACCACCTTCAATTTGGCGTCTTACCTTGCCCGGCGAGGTCATGAGGTAGCGGTGATGGTTCCTTCCCCCCGCTACCGCAATTTTTCTGAGAGTTTCCCTGAGGGGTTCACAGTATTGCGGGTAGCTTCCGTATGGCACCCCTTCCGCAAAGGTTTCCGGGTGACGGTTTATCCCTTGAGCCTGGCGCGGCGCGTTGTAAGGGAATGGCGCCCGGATATTGTGCACTTGCAAGATCCCACTTCCATAGGCTCCGCTTTACTCAAAGCCTGCCGGGAAGAAAAGATTCCGGTGGTGATAAGCCACCACTTCACTTTAGAGTACGTGCTGGCCTACCTCTGGTTTTTGCGCCCTTTTCACGGCTTTCTGCGACGCAAACTCACTTCTGCCATGGTGAAATTTTACAATCAGTGCCGGCACGTGATTTGCCCCAGCGAGACGGTAAGACGAGATCTCTTGGCTGCTGGCGTGGCAGTACCGGTAACCGCCATTTCTAACGGGGTAGATCTTGATCGTTTCTTTGCTTACGAGCCTCCTTTGGCCGTGCGTTTAGCTTTTCATTTGCCGGCCAAGCCCATCGTCCTTTACGTGGGAAGGATGGATCCCGATAAAAGCCTTGATACCCTGATAAAGGCCATGCCGCTCATCTTGGCCCGGCACGATGTGCACTTTGTGCTCTGCGGCACAGGCAATCTGCGGGAGAAATTCGAGCGCTGGGTAAGAAAAGACGGCCTGGCCCCGCACGTAACCTTCCTGGGACCATTTGCTAACCATAGCGAGAACCTCCCGCGCCTTTACCAGCTGGCCACCTGCTTTGTCATCCCCTCCGGCATAGAGTCGCAGAGTATCGTGACGCTGGAGGCCATGGCCTCGGGCTTGCCGATAGTGGCGGCGCGGGCGGGAGCTTTGCCAGAACTGGTCACCGACGGGGAAAACGGTTTTCTCTTTAAGCTAGGCGATCCTGAAGACCTGGCAGCAAAGGTCAATCTCTTGCTGGCCGATGAGGAGTTGCGCAAGCTGATGGGGAAAAAGAGTCTGGAGAAGGTGGTGGCGCATAAACTGGAGGCCAGCATGGCCCGCATAGAGGAGATTTACCACCGGGTGGTGCGGAATGGGAAGGCATAG
- a CDS encoding pseudouridine synthase has protein sequence MPEERLQKVLARAGIASRRKAEELIVAGRVKVNGQVVDKLGVKVDPERDSIEVDGKPVKLPERLVYLAFHKPRGVVTTLHDPQGRPKVADFLKGIKERVFPVGRLDYDSEGLLLLTNDGELAHRLLHPRFHVPKTYLVWVKGEVGKEKLNLLRRGIKLEDGPTLPAEVRVLRRARGETVLQLTIREGRKRQIRRMLKALGCEVLRLKRVAVGPVRLGPLRPGEYRHLTPREVDSLRKAAGLVEVTKKEFRS, from the coding sequence TTGCCAGAAGAACGCCTGCAGAAGGTCCTGGCGCGAGCGGGGATAGCTTCACGCCGCAAAGCCGAGGAACTCATTGTTGCCGGAAGGGTAAAGGTTAACGGTCAAGTGGTAGACAAGCTAGGGGTTAAAGTGGATCCGGAAAGGGATTCGATCGAGGTAGACGGGAAACCTGTTAAGTTGCCTGAGCGCTTGGTTTATCTAGCCTTTCATAAGCCGCGGGGTGTGGTCACTACCCTTCACGATCCTCAAGGACGCCCGAAGGTGGCCGATTTTCTTAAGGGGATAAAGGAAAGGGTTTTCCCCGTGGGGCGCCTAGATTACGACAGCGAGGGGCTGCTCCTGCTTACCAACGACGGGGAGCTGGCCCACCGCCTCCTGCACCCGCGCTTTCATGTCCCTAAAACCTATTTAGTGTGGGTGAAGGGGGAAGTGGGAAAGGAGAAGTTAAACCTTTTGCGTCGGGGGATAAAGCTGGAAGACGGTCCCACCTTGCCTGCCGAGGTGCGAGTTTTGCGGCGTGCGAGGGGGGAGACAGTTTTGCAGCTGACCATCAGGGAAGGGCGCAAAAGGCAGATAAGGCGCATGCTTAAGGCTTTGGGCTGTGAGGTTTTGCGATTGAAGCGGGTGGCGGTAGGGCCGGTGAGGCTGGGTCCCCTGCGCCCGGGGGAATACCGGCATCTTACTCCCCGCGAGGTGGACAGTCTCCGAAAAGCGGCGGGACTTGTTGAAGTGACGAAAAAGGAATTCCGTTCTTGA
- the rlmD gene encoding 23S rRNA (uracil(1939)-C(5))-methyltransferase RlmD, translating to MQPGQQIVLEITDLNHAGEGVGRFSGLVVFIPFALPGERVRARVTEMKKSYARARLEEILSPSSGRVLPPCPSFGSCGGCQLLHLDYEHQLHFKNKVVENVLLRLGKLTEVEVKPILGMENPWHYRNKVRLHVAWEGRKPVLGLYAPSSHVIGHRIDRSPCYILDGQLNALARVLAGLIKKHAEMLAGLTAVSLRLAAATGETMVVLEGASEHYSRWKRLVDELTAAVPVTTVVRVGARGKEEVLYGEGHITDSLDGLSFRLSALSFYQVNPVQTSRLYRKVLEYASLSGRERVIDAYCGVGTITLFLARKAAQVIGIEISPEAVALASVNAAQNGLSHVSFVKGAAEEVLPELLAREGMFDLVVLDPPRQGVKQAALESLVRAQVPRVIYVSCNPATLARDLGFLSAQGYRVQEVQPVDMFPHTYHVECVAYLCR from the coding sequence ATGCAACCCGGCCAGCAGATAGTCCTGGAAATAACCGATCTTAACCATGCCGGGGAAGGTGTAGGGCGGTTTTCCGGCCTGGTGGTCTTCATCCCCTTTGCCCTGCCCGGAGAAAGGGTGCGGGCAAGGGTGACGGAGATGAAGAAGAGCTACGCTCGGGCCCGTCTGGAAGAAATTCTTTCCCCGTCATCCGGCCGTGTTCTTCCTCCTTGTCCTTCCTTCGGCTCCTGCGGCGGCTGCCAGCTCCTGCACCTAGACTATGAGCACCAGCTGCACTTCAAAAACAAAGTGGTAGAAAATGTTCTTTTGCGGTTAGGCAAGCTTACGGAGGTCGAAGTCAAGCCCATCTTGGGCATGGAAAACCCCTGGCATTACCGCAACAAAGTGCGCTTGCACGTGGCCTGGGAAGGCCGAAAGCCGGTCCTGGGGCTTTATGCCCCTAGTTCGCACGTTATAGGTCACCGGATAGACCGGAGCCCTTGCTATATCCTGGACGGGCAACTAAACGCTCTAGCCCGGGTTCTGGCCGGGCTGATAAAAAAACATGCCGAAATGCTTGCCGGGCTCACGGCGGTCAGCCTACGCCTGGCAGCCGCTACCGGTGAAACAATGGTGGTGCTGGAGGGAGCCAGCGAGCACTACAGCAGATGGAAACGACTCGTAGATGAGTTGACAGCTGCAGTACCGGTGACCACGGTGGTGAGGGTGGGAGCTCGGGGGAAAGAAGAGGTTTTGTACGGAGAAGGGCATATCACCGATTCCCTTGACGGTCTTAGTTTTCGCCTATCGGCCCTTTCTTTTTACCAGGTGAATCCCGTCCAGACCAGCAGGCTTTACCGTAAGGTTCTGGAGTACGCTTCTCTTTCAGGCCGGGAACGGGTGATCGATGCTTACTGCGGGGTGGGCACGATTACCCTTTTTTTGGCCCGGAAGGCGGCCCAGGTAATAGGTATAGAGATTTCGCCCGAAGCGGTGGCTTTAGCTTCGGTCAACGCCGCCCAAAACGGCTTAAGCCACGTTTCTTTTGTGAAGGGAGCTGCCGAAGAGGTGCTGCCGGAATTGCTGGCGCGAGAAGGAATGTTTGACTTGGTGGTGCTGGACCCACCTCGCCAGGGCGTGAAGCAGGCCGCGCTGGAGTCCCTGGTCAGGGCCCAAGTTCCGCGGGTGATCTACGTTTCCTGCAACCCTGCTACCTTAGCCCGGGATTTAGGGTTCTTATCCGCGCAAGGTTACCGGGTGCAGGAAGTACAGCCAGTGGACATGTTCCCCCACACCTACCACGTCGAGTGCGTGGCTTATCTTTGCCGGTAA
- a CDS encoding EAL domain-containing protein — protein MLARADEALYLAKAEGGNRTVYLPPEEKREELREGEDWLSRLQDALAHGHFILLYQPIVDLRTGRLCSCEALLRLKTKDGRLLLPHQFIPYAERYGLLPRLDRYVVARVVDYLVADPQSRVFVNLSSFTIGDRDFIAFVRQQLEEKRVAPSRLGLEISERSVVRDVHQAKEWLKELKRIGCPLALDDFGAGHSSFSWLVELLDEGMLDVIKIAGIFVKDLDKQPAMRALVGAIVTLARTARKETVAEWVEREEVLTILEDLGVDCAQGFFFSPPLFRCSSESILGKLEKG, from the coding sequence GTGCTGGCCCGAGCCGATGAGGCCCTTTATCTGGCCAAGGCCGAAGGGGGGAACCGCACCGTCTACCTCCCGCCGGAGGAAAAACGGGAAGAGCTCCGGGAAGGGGAGGACTGGCTGAGCCGCTTACAGGACGCGCTGGCGCACGGGCACTTCATTTTGCTTTACCAGCCCATTGTGGATTTGCGCACGGGGAGGCTTTGCTCTTGCGAAGCTCTTCTGCGCTTGAAGACCAAGGACGGAAGATTGCTTCTTCCCCATCAGTTTATTCCGTATGCGGAGCGTTATGGCCTTCTGCCCCGGCTTGACCGTTACGTGGTGGCCCGGGTGGTGGATTATCTGGTTGCCGATCCCCAGAGTCGGGTTTTTGTGAACCTCTCGTCTTTCACCATAGGGGACAGGGATTTCATCGCCTTTGTGAGGCAGCAGCTGGAGGAGAAGCGGGTGGCGCCCTCGCGGCTGGGCCTTGAGATTTCCGAGAGGTCGGTGGTGCGAGACGTTCACCAGGCCAAGGAGTGGCTCAAAGAGCTAAAGCGAATCGGTTGCCCCTTGGCCCTAGACGACTTCGGTGCAGGCCATTCTTCCTTCAGCTGGCTGGTGGAGCTCTTGGATGAGGGCATGCTGGATGTCATAAAAATAGCCGGTATCTTCGTTAAAGATCTGGATAAGCAGCCGGCCATGCGGGCTTTGGTAGGCGCCATTGTGACTCTGGCCCGAACTGCCCGGAAAGAAACGGTGGCAGAATGGGTAGAAAGAGAAGAGGTTTTAACCATTCTAGAAGATTTGGGTGTGGACTGTGCTCAGGGCTTTTTCTTTAGCCCTCCTCTCTTCCGCTGCTCCTCCGAATCTATCCTAGGGAAGCTTGAAAAGGGATGA
- a CDS encoding spore maturation protein — protein MEKGIIALAEWIIPGLILLVLVVALCRRLPVYELFIAGAQDGFEIAIKTIPYLVAMLVAVSIFRASGALDLLVKLLSPVLSPLGIPPEVLPHALLRPLSGSAALGVATDIIRTHGPDSMLGRLVSTMQGSSDTTFYVLSLYFGSVGIKKYRYAPITGLIADITTFLASVFFVRLIFG, from the coding sequence GTGGAAAAAGGTATAATCGCCCTGGCAGAGTGGATTATACCGGGGCTTATTCTGCTGGTGCTAGTGGTGGCCCTCTGCCGCCGCCTTCCCGTTTACGAACTCTTCATCGCCGGAGCTCAAGACGGCTTTGAGATCGCGATAAAGACCATCCCCTATCTCGTGGCCATGCTGGTGGCCGTCAGCATTTTCCGTGCCTCCGGAGCTCTTGACCTCCTGGTCAAGCTCCTCTCTCCTGTTCTTTCTCCTCTAGGCATACCTCCAGAAGTCTTGCCACACGCTTTGCTTCGTCCTCTTTCCGGGAGTGCTGCTCTAGGAGTGGCTACAGACATCATTCGCACCCACGGCCCTGACAGCATGCTGGGCCGCCTGGTCTCCACTATGCAAGGTTCAAGTGATACCACTTTCTATGTTCTCTCTCTATACTTTGGTTCAGTTGGAATAAAAAAGTATCGCTATGCTCCCATTACCGGGCTTATTGCAGACATTACCACCTTCCTGGCCTCGGTATTTTTCGTGCGGCTGATCTTTGGTTAA
- the aroH gene encoding chorismate mutase, which translates to MVLIPVRGIRGAITVKENTREAILEATKELLLALVRENKLAVEDIAGIFFTLTPDLNAEFPALAARELGWHYVPLLCAREIDVPGSLPRVIRVLLLANTEKSQEEIKHLYLREAAVLRPDLALPQNSQQEERGDGTK; encoded by the coding sequence GTGGTTTTAATACCCGTCAGAGGCATTCGCGGAGCCATAACCGTAAAGGAAAATACACGTGAGGCTATACTCGAGGCCACCAAGGAGCTGCTTTTGGCCCTGGTGCGGGAAAACAAGCTGGCGGTAGAAGACATAGCCGGCATATTTTTTACCTTAACCCCGGATCTGAATGCCGAGTTCCCGGCGTTGGCAGCGCGGGAACTGGGCTGGCACTATGTTCCCCTCCTGTGTGCCCGGGAGATAGACGTACCCGGCTCTCTTCCCCGGGTTATAAGGGTGCTTCTCTTGGCCAACACCGAAAAGTCCCAGGAAGAGATCAAGCACCTCTACCTGAGGGAAGCGGCAGTTCTTCGTCCTGATCTGGCCCTGCCCCAAAATAGTCAGCAGGAAGAGAGAGGGGATGGCACGAAGTAG
- a CDS encoding lytic transglycosylase domain-containing protein, with protein sequence MQVGKIDESFSQTKPASMRQAETQSFAALFREVEARLQLPPGLVEAVARAESGLNPRAVSRAGAMGLMQLMPGTARALGVTDPFDPVQNVEAGARYLRQLLDRFGGDLRLALAAYNAGPGAVERYRGIPPYPETQAYVEKVLRFLQEKPLDTTPVTASPAYGQAADLTEAFRAAAARAYAEVLLWQAVAGSFLGLDSLE encoded by the coding sequence ATGCAGGTCGGAAAGATCGACGAGTCTTTTTCTCAAACTAAGCCTGCTTCGATGCGGCAGGCCGAAACCCAGTCTTTTGCCGCTCTATTCCGCGAGGTCGAGGCCCGCCTGCAGCTGCCTCCGGGACTGGTAGAGGCCGTGGCCCGGGCAGAATCGGGATTAAACCCGCGGGCAGTCTCAAGAGCAGGAGCAATGGGGCTCATGCAGCTGATGCCCGGTACGGCGCGGGCTTTGGGCGTGACCGACCCCTTCGACCCGGTCCAAAACGTGGAGGCGGGAGCCAGGTACCTTCGCCAACTCCTTGACCGTTTCGGCGGAGACTTGCGCCTTGCCCTGGCGGCTTACAATGCTGGGCCCGGCGCTGTGGAGCGCTACCGGGGTATTCCTCCCTATCCAGAAACCCAGGCCTATGTGGAAAAGGTGCTGCGGTTCCTGCAAGAAAAGCCGCTCGATACCACTCCGGTAACTGCTTCACCTGCTTACGGCCAGGCTGCCGACCTTACCGAGGCTTTTCGGGCGGCAGCCGCGCGGGCCTATGCGGAAGTCCTTCTGTGGCAGGCGGTGGCTGGCTCGTTTCTAGGTCTCGATTCTCTTGAATAA
- a CDS encoding sensor domain-containing diguanylate cyclase, protein MAYYLEKVETSVRKVLLITVAIVALGGVFILLYFGRYTWQNQEAFRREVAREIDSKGLSGVCLLRNTLELYRGLLNTIASELATRNQVEAEESVAHWAKSFASVLRLYYVRAGDGKVLGSPHPWGQDGRQEPWYTEAVHKKSLVALPPVRDPASGDYYVFFATPVYRESQLLGVVAVAVPSSNFSQILVGQRASWGERLGVLDGHGYVVAWTGDERELTGWQLLEEHFSTSKVLTFPYHNGSVLEMHLFEVPGWNWRVIVAVDPEKIRAKEKETALMSLAVGASAWLLLALFSFSASGLYFFWQRKQLYFLAAHDFLTGLPNRYSLETALQNFLTKTAGHARRGMLLFLDLDQFKLINDTLGHAAGDRALRAVVERMKGVLRKGDFLARLGGDEFAVLLEGVDLAEAEGIAARLREAVCSSPLIVEGRAFPLGLSVGIT, encoded by the coding sequence ATGGCTTATTATCTCGAGAAGGTCGAGACTTCTGTCCGGAAGGTTTTGTTGATTACAGTTGCTATAGTAGCCTTGGGTGGCGTTTTTATCCTTCTTTACTTTGGCCGGTATACCTGGCAAAACCAAGAAGCTTTTCGCCGCGAGGTGGCCAGGGAAATCGATTCTAAGGGCCTCAGCGGTGTCTGCCTTCTGCGAAATACACTGGAACTTTACCGGGGGCTACTGAATACCATTGCCAGCGAACTGGCGACCAGGAACCAAGTGGAGGCAGAGGAGTCGGTTGCCCATTGGGCCAAGAGCTTCGCTTCGGTGCTGAGGCTTTACTACGTCCGGGCAGGGGACGGCAAGGTGCTGGGATCTCCCCATCCCTGGGGACAGGATGGGCGGCAGGAGCCCTGGTACACCGAAGCGGTGCACAAGAAGAGTTTGGTTGCTCTGCCCCCCGTGCGCGATCCCGCGAGTGGGGATTACTATGTCTTCTTTGCCACCCCCGTCTACCGGGAGTCACAGCTTCTAGGAGTAGTAGCCGTAGCGGTACCATCTTCCAATTTTAGCCAGATTCTTGTTGGGCAGCGGGCGAGTTGGGGAGAACGGTTGGGGGTGCTGGACGGTCACGGTTATGTCGTTGCCTGGACGGGGGATGAGCGGGAACTGACCGGATGGCAATTGTTAGAAGAGCATTTTTCTACTTCTAAGGTACTGACTTTCCCCTACCATAACGGCAGCGTTTTAGAGATGCATCTTTTCGAGGTGCCCGGCTGGAACTGGCGGGTCATAGTGGCGGTCGATCCGGAAAAGATCAGGGCCAAAGAAAAGGAAACTGCCCTCATGTCGCTGGCTGTAGGGGCTAGTGCCTGGCTGTTATTGGCTCTCTTTTCCTTTTCCGCTTCTGGCCTTTACTTTTTCTGGCAGCGGAAGCAACTCTACTTCCTGGCCGCGCACGACTTCTTAACAGGGCTTCCCAACCGTTACTCCCTGGAAACCGCTCTTCAAAACTTTCTGACAAAAACGGCCGGCCACGCCAGGCGGGGCATGCTTCTCTTTCTAGACCTAGATCAGTTCAAGCTGATCAACGATACCTTAGGCCATGCCGCCGGGGACCGGGCTTTGCGGGCGGTGGTGGAAAGGATGAAAGGGGTGCTCCGGAAGGGGGACTTTTTGGCCCGCCTGGGTGGGGACGAGTTCGCGGTCCTCCTGGAGGGAGTGGATCTGGCCGAGGCCGAAGGTATAGCAGCACGGCTGCGCGAGGCGGTTTGCTCCTCTCCGCTGATAGTAGAAGGACGTGCCTTTCCTTTGGGATTGAGCGTAGGGATTACCTAG